The following are encoded in a window of Rhizobium sp. 11515TR genomic DNA:
- the argF gene encoding ornithine carbamoyltransferase: protein MASPKHFLDLSAVPAADLRNIIDDAIVRKSAQKAGTADKPLAGKMLAMIFEKPSTRTRVSFDVGMRQLGGETLFLSGTEMQLGRAETIGDTAKVLSRYVDAIMIRTTDHSRLLELAEHATVPVINALTDDTHPCQIMADIMTFEEHRGPIKGKTLAWTGDGNNVLHSLIEGAARFGYRMNMAVPLGSEPKDHYLNWARNEGAEIMLSHDADRAVAGADCVVTDTWVSMNQEHRARGHNVFQPYQVNKALMAQAGKDALFMHCLPAHRGEEVTDEVIDGPQSVVFDEAENRLHAQKSILAWCLGAI from the coding sequence ATGGCTTCTCCGAAACACTTTCTCGACCTCTCTGCCGTTCCGGCTGCCGATCTGCGCAATATCATCGACGACGCGATCGTGCGAAAGAGCGCGCAGAAGGCCGGCACGGCCGACAAGCCGCTGGCGGGCAAGATGCTGGCGATGATCTTCGAGAAGCCGTCCACCCGAACCCGCGTCTCCTTCGATGTCGGTATGCGCCAGCTGGGCGGCGAGACGCTGTTCCTCTCGGGCACCGAGATGCAGCTTGGCCGCGCCGAGACCATCGGCGATACGGCCAAGGTGCTGTCGCGCTATGTCGATGCGATCATGATCCGCACGACCGATCATTCGCGTCTGCTGGAGCTGGCCGAACATGCGACCGTTCCAGTCATCAATGCGCTGACCGACGATACGCATCCTTGCCAGATTATGGCGGATATCATGACCTTCGAGGAGCATCGCGGCCCAATCAAGGGCAAGACGCTCGCGTGGACGGGCGACGGTAACAACGTGCTGCATTCGCTGATCGAAGGGGCCGCGCGCTTCGGCTATCGCATGAATATGGCGGTACCTCTTGGTTCCGAGCCGAAGGATCACTATCTGAACTGGGCCCGCAACGAGGGCGCCGAAATCATGCTCTCGCATGATGCAGACCGTGCGGTCGCCGGCGCCGATTGCGTGGTAACCGATACCTGGGTTTCCATGAATCAGGAGCACCGGGCTCGCGGTCACAACGTCTTCCAGCCCTATCAGGTCAACAAGGCTTTGATGGCACAGGCCGGCAAAGACGCTTTGTTCATGCATTGCCTGCCCGCCCATCGCGGGGAGGAAGTGACGGACGAGGTGATCGATGGCCCGCAATCCGTTGTCTTCGATGAGGCGGAAAACCGCCTTCATGCGCAAAAGTCGATTCTTGCTTGGTGCCTGGGCGCGATCTGA
- the phoB gene encoding phosphate regulon transcriptional regulator PhoB, which yields MVPRVAVVEDEEALSVLLRYNLEAEGFEVDTILRGDEAELRLQERIPDLLILDWMLPGVSGIELCRRLRMRPETERLPIIMLTARGEESERVRGLSTGADDYVVKPFSTPELMARVKAMLRRARPEVLSTVLRCGDIELDRETHRVHRKSREVRLGPTEFRLLEFLMSSPGRVFSRSQLLDGVWGHDIYVDERTVDVHVGRLRKALNFSNMQDVIRTVRGAGYSMEA from the coding sequence ATGGTTCCGAGAGTTGCTGTTGTAGAAGACGAGGAAGCGCTCAGCGTTCTGCTGCGCTACAATCTTGAGGCCGAAGGCTTCGAGGTCGACACGATCCTCAGAGGCGATGAGGCCGAGCTGCGTCTCCAGGAGCGCATCCCCGATCTCCTGATCCTCGACTGGATGCTCCCCGGTGTATCGGGCATCGAGCTCTGCCGCCGGCTGCGTATGCGGCCGGAGACGGAGCGACTGCCGATCATCATGCTGACGGCCCGCGGCGAGGAAAGCGAGCGCGTGCGTGGGCTTTCGACCGGCGCGGACGATTATGTCGTCAAGCCGTTCTCGACGCCGGAGCTGATGGCTCGCGTCAAGGCGATGCTGCGGCGTGCCCGCCCGGAGGTTCTCTCCACGGTGCTGCGCTGCGGCGATATCGAGCTGGACCGCGAAACCCATCGCGTCCACCGCAAGAGCCGCGAAGTACGGCTGGGGCCGACGGAATTCCGCCTGCTGGAATTCCTGATGTCCTCGCCCGGCCGCGTCTTCTCGCGCTCGCAGCTGCTCGACGGCGTATGGGGTCACGATATCTACGTCGACGAACGCACCGTCGACGTCCATGTCGGCCGCCTGCGCAAGGCGCTCAATTTCTCCAATATGCAGGATGTCATCCGCACCGTTCGCGGCGCGGGCTATTCCATGGAAGCCTGA
- the pstA gene encoding phosphate ABC transporter permease PstA — translation MSDVVSSSQLNMPRGLTPGASVRRDIGIKRRYAAERRFRAYGMTAVIFGLVFLMILVSTVVRTGYTAFVQTSITLPIEFSEKVIDPAGKRTSDPKVLISANYPVLVRDALVKALGIDPGNRALVREATAMVSDGARIALRDRVVVNPSIIGTTQNVTFLASANIDSANKGQIDLKVDEKDRKVSDRQVAWMKKLSESGALYKAFNSGLFVSGNSSRPEAAGLGVALIGSFYLMLTVLVLALPVGVAASIYLEEFAQKNRLTDLIEVNINNLAAVPSIVYGLLGLSVFINMMGLPRSASLVGGLVLSLMTLPMIIIATRSALRAVPPSIRSAALGLGASRMQMVFHHVLPLAMPGILTGTILGLAHALGETAPLLLIGMVAFVANYPASPLDPSTALPVQIYMWASEAERAFVERTSGAIIVLLFFLVAMNIGAILLRRRFERRW, via the coding sequence ATGAGCGACGTCGTATCCTCCTCTCAGCTCAACATGCCGCGCGGGCTGACGCCGGGTGCATCCGTGCGCCGCGATATCGGCATCAAGCGGCGTTATGCTGCCGAACGCCGCTTCCGCGCCTATGGGATGACCGCCGTCATCTTCGGTCTCGTCTTCCTTATGATCCTGGTCTCGACCGTGGTCCGTACAGGCTATACCGCCTTCGTTCAGACCTCGATTACCCTACCGATCGAATTCTCCGAGAAGGTGATCGACCCGGCGGGTAAGCGCACGAGCGATCCGAAGGTGCTGATATCAGCCAACTACCCGGTTCTGGTCCGCGATGCACTGGTGAAGGCGCTTGGCATCGATCCGGGCAACCGTGCGCTCGTTCGCGAGGCGACGGCGATGGTGTCGGACGGCGCCAGGATCGCGCTGCGGGACAGGGTCGTCGTCAATCCCTCGATCATCGGAACGACGCAGAACGTCACCTTCCTCGCCAGCGCCAATATCGATTCCGCCAACAAAGGCCAGATCGATCTGAAGGTCGACGAGAAGGATCGAAAGGTGTCCGACCGTCAGGTCGCGTGGATGAAGAAACTCAGCGAAAGCGGCGCGCTTTACAAGGCCTTCAACAGCGGCCTCTTCGTATCGGGCAATTCGAGCCGGCCGGAAGCCGCCGGGCTCGGCGTCGCGCTGATCGGCTCGTTCTACCTGATGCTGACCGTTCTCGTACTTGCCTTGCCGGTCGGAGTCGCGGCGTCGATCTATCTGGAGGAGTTCGCGCAGAAGAACCGGCTGACGGATCTGATTGAGGTCAACATCAACAATCTCGCCGCCGTTCCCTCGATCGTCTATGGCTTGCTGGGCCTCTCGGTCTTCATCAACATGATGGGTCTGCCGCGCTCGGCCTCGCTGGTCGGCGGTCTCGTGCTGAGCCTGATGACGCTGCCGATGATCATTATCGCCACACGCTCGGCGCTGCGGGCCGTGCCGCCGTCGATCCGCAGCGCGGCGCTCGGGCTTGGGGCTTCGCGGATGCAGATGGTCTTCCATCATGTGTTGCCGCTTGCGATGCCCGGCATTCTGACAGGCACGATCCTGGGGCTTGCCCATGCGCTTGGCGAGACCGCGCCATTGCTTCTGATCGGCATGGTCGCCTTCGTTGCCAACTATCCGGCATCGCCGCTCGATCCTTCGACGGCGCTGCCGGTGCAGATCTACATGTGGGCGAGCGAAGCCGAGCGGGCCTTCGTCGAAAGGACATCCGGCGCCATCATTGTGCTTCTCTTCTTCCTCGTCGCGATGAACATCGGCGCCATCCTGCTGCGGCGCCGCTTCGAGCGGCGCTGGTAA
- the pstC gene encoding phosphate ABC transporter permease subunit PstC: MSVSLLLLCLSVFGASAFVLGRVRAAALLGGRPSSMHSRLGYHGAYVAIWAILPPLALVCVWLIASPIVIDRLVTKSFPEEVQSLPPAELNLSYGMVRSIAHGMRMLDRRELADVDGGKADLQLLLAQKGVPLAVRPTGYMIAAANKYNGMREVSRLVMSAAAIILSLLCAVYGLRAIAPRFRARNRVEQVILGALIVASSIAVLTTVGIVVSMLSEAARFFGMVPASEFFFGTVWDPRFTGAGAQTSGTFGLIPLLAGTIYIGLVAMLFAVPIGLFAAIYMAEYASARVRSIAKPMLEVLAGIPTIVYGFFALVTVGPFLRDISVEIDGLMTGNYRSFIEAQSVLTAGFVMGVMLIPYVSSLSDDIIMAVPRSLRDGSLGLGATRSETVKRVLLPAALPGIVGALLMTASRAIGETMIVVLAAGVAARMQLDPFEPMTTVTVKIVNQLTGDLEFTSPQTLVAFALGITLFCLTLCLNVYALYIVRRYREQYE; the protein is encoded by the coding sequence ATGAGTGTATCGCTGCTGCTGTTGTGCTTGTCGGTCTTCGGCGCCTCCGCTTTCGTGCTGGGGCGGGTGAGGGCGGCTGCGCTATTGGGCGGCAGGCCTTCGTCCATGCATTCCCGCCTCGGCTATCACGGTGCCTATGTCGCCATATGGGCGATACTTCCGCCCCTAGCGCTCGTTTGCGTCTGGCTGATCGCGAGCCCCATCGTCATCGACCGTCTGGTGACCAAATCCTTTCCCGAGGAGGTTCAGTCTCTGCCGCCGGCTGAACTCAATCTTAGCTACGGCATGGTGCGCAGCATCGCCCACGGCATGCGCATGCTCGATCGCCGGGAGCTTGCTGATGTCGATGGCGGCAAGGCCGATCTTCAGTTGCTGCTGGCGCAGAAGGGCGTTCCGCTCGCCGTTCGCCCCACGGGCTACATGATCGCCGCCGCCAACAAGTATAACGGCATGCGTGAAGTGAGCCGATTGGTGATGTCGGCGGCAGCGATCATCCTGTCGCTGCTCTGCGCGGTCTACGGTCTGCGCGCCATTGCCCCGCGCTTTCGCGCCCGCAATCGTGTGGAACAGGTCATTCTCGGCGCACTGATCGTCGCTTCCTCTATCGCAGTGCTGACGACGGTCGGCATCGTCGTTTCCATGCTTTCGGAAGCCGCACGCTTCTTCGGCATGGTGCCAGCGAGCGAGTTCTTCTTCGGAACCGTCTGGGACCCGCGCTTCACCGGCGCCGGCGCTCAGACCTCAGGCACCTTCGGCCTGATCCCATTGCTGGCGGGCACGATTTATATCGGGCTCGTGGCCATGCTCTTCGCCGTGCCCATTGGCCTGTTCGCGGCGATCTACATGGCCGAATATGCCTCGGCTCGCGTCCGCTCCATCGCCAAGCCGATGCTGGAGGTTTTGGCCGGCATTCCCACGATCGTCTACGGCTTCTTCGCCCTTGTCACAGTCGGCCCCTTCCTGCGCGATATCTCCGTCGAGATCGACGGGCTGATGACCGGAAACTACAGAAGCTTCATCGAGGCGCAGAGCGTTTTGACCGCCGGCTTTGTCATGGGCGTGATGCTCATCCCTTACGTTTCGTCGCTGTCGGACGATATCATCATGGCGGTGCCGCGTTCGCTGCGCGACGGTTCGCTCGGGCTTGGCGCCACGCGGTCGGAAACGGTCAAGCGCGTGCTCCTGCCGGCTGCTCTTCCCGGCATCGTCGGCGCGCTGCTGATGACCGCGTCGCGGGCGATCGGCGAAACTATGATCGTGGTGCTGGCCGCAGGCGTTGCCGCGCGCATGCAGCTCGATCCCTTCGAGCCGATGACGACGGTCACCGTGAAGATCGTCAATCAGCTGACCGGCGATCTGGAGTTCACCTCGCCGCAGACGCTCGTCGCCTTCGCTCTCGGGATCACCCTGTTCTGCCTGACGCTGTGCCTCAACGTCTATGCGCTCTACATCGTCCGTCGATACAGGGAGCAATACGAATGA
- the phoU gene encoding phosphate signaling complex protein PhoU, whose protein sequence is MVSTHILSAYDEDLKFLTRRIAEMGGLAEQMVSDSVRALVNSDAALAQKVISDDVVLDHAEREVGDKAIVTIARRQPMAADLREIMGSIRIASDLERVGDLGKNTAKRVIAVQGTGVPRRLARGIEHLSELALSQLKEVLDVYATRSPDKAVSIRERDEEIDAMYTSLFREMLTYMMEDPRNITTCTHLLFCAKNIERIGDHATNIAETIYYMATGAQPEGERPKDDTANTVGAVTE, encoded by the coding sequence ATGGTCTCCACTCACATTCTGTCAGCCTATGACGAAGACCTGAAGTTCCTGACGCGCCGCATTGCTGAAATGGGCGGCCTGGCCGAGCAGATGGTTAGCGACAGCGTACGCGCTCTCGTCAACAGCGACGCGGCTCTGGCCCAGAAAGTCATCTCCGACGACGTGGTTCTCGACCATGCCGAGCGCGAAGTCGGTGACAAGGCGATCGTCACCATCGCCCGCCGCCAGCCGATGGCAGCCGACCTTCGCGAAATCATGGGATCGATCCGCATCGCTTCTGACCTTGAGCGCGTCGGCGATCTCGGAAAGAACACCGCAAAGCGCGTCATCGCTGTGCAGGGCACCGGTGTCCCCCGCCGTCTCGCCCGCGGCATCGAGCATCTCTCCGAACTGGCTTTGAGCCAGCTCAAGGAAGTTCTCGATGTCTACGCGACCCGCTCGCCCGACAAGGCCGTGTCGATCCGCGAACGCGACGAGGAAATCGACGCCATGTACACCTCGCTCTTCCGCGAGATGCTGACCTACATGATGGAAGATCCGCGCAACATCACCACCTGCACGCATCTTCTCTTCTGCGCCAAGAACATCGAGCGTATCGGCGACCATGCCACCAATATCGCCGAGACGATCTATTACATGGCGACAGGTGCTCAGCCGGAAGGCGAACGCCCGAAGGACGATACCGCCAATACCGTCGGCGCAGTGACGGAATAA
- a CDS encoding GcrA family cell cycle regulator — MNWTDERVEKLKKLWSEGLSASQIAAQLGGVSRNAVIGKVHRLNLPGRAKAGGTATAARTPKRSAAAPRTATYGSRVATRTVVARQQGATMLKEEIEVDSVNEIQYRPASNVVVPISRRLGLTELTERTCKWPVGDPLKDDFHFCGNDSPDSSPYCTYHQRMAYQPVHDRRRNNG; from the coding sequence ATGAATTGGACAGACGAACGCGTCGAGAAGCTGAAAAAGCTATGGTCCGAAGGGTTGAGCGCCAGCCAGATCGCTGCGCAGCTCGGTGGCGTGAGCCGTAATGCCGTCATCGGCAAGGTGCACCGCCTGAACCTTCCTGGCCGAGCGAAGGCGGGCGGCACAGCAACCGCGGCGCGCACGCCGAAGCGCAGCGCAGCAGCACCCCGCACCGCAACCTACGGATCGCGCGTTGCCACCCGTACGGTCGTCGCCCGCCAGCAGGGCGCAACCATGCTGAAGGAAGAGATCGAGGTCGATTCCGTCAATGAAATCCAGTATCGTCCGGCATCGAACGTCGTCGTTCCGATCTCTCGCCGCCTCGGCCTGACGGAACTGACGGAGCGCACCTGCAAGTGGCCGGTCGGCGACCCGCTGAAGGACGACTTCCACTTCTGCGGCAATGACAGCCCGGATTCTTCGCCGTACTGCACCTATCATCAGCGCATGGCATACCAGCCGGTGCATGACCGCCGTCGCAACAACGGCTGA
- the pstB gene encoding phosphate ABC transporter ATP-binding protein PstB has product MNMMTEAASERALAKKMTTIPYKMIGQDVSVYYGHKRALFDVNLKIRANTVTALIGPSGCGKSTFLRCLNRMNDTIETCRVTGKITLDDQDVYDDSIDVVELRARVGMVFQKPNPFPKSIYENVAYGPRIHGLHRSKADLQHIVETSLQKAGLWGEVKDRLHDAGTSLSGGQQQRLCIARAVAVSPEVILMDEPCSALDPIATAKVEDLIHELRENFTIVIVTHSMQQAARVSQRTAMFHLGHLVEENDTDKMFTNPDDFRTQDYIMGRFG; this is encoded by the coding sequence ATGAACATGATGACGGAAGCCGCCAGCGAAAGAGCCTTGGCCAAGAAGATGACGACGATCCCCTACAAGATGATCGGCCAGGATGTTTCGGTCTATTACGGCCACAAGCGGGCGCTCTTCGACGTCAATCTGAAGATCCGCGCCAATACGGTCACGGCTCTGATCGGCCCTTCAGGCTGCGGCAAGTCCACCTTCCTGCGCTGCCTCAACCGCATGAACGATACGATCGAGACTTGCCGCGTCACCGGCAAGATCACGCTCGACGATCAGGATGTCTACGACGACAGCATTGACGTGGTGGAATTGCGCGCGCGCGTCGGCATGGTCTTCCAGAAGCCCAACCCGTTTCCGAAGTCCATCTATGAGAACGTCGCCTACGGTCCGCGCATCCATGGCCTGCATCGCTCAAAGGCCGATCTCCAGCATATCGTCGAAACAAGCCTGCAGAAGGCCGGTCTCTGGGGTGAGGTGAAGGATCGCCTCCATGACGCCGGCACGAGCTTGTCGGGCGGTCAGCAGCAGCGTCTGTGCATCGCGCGCGCCGTTGCCGTCAGCCCGGAGGTCATCCTGATGGACGAGCCGTGCTCGGCGCTCGATCCGATCGCGACCGCCAAGGTCGAGGATCTCATCCACGAGCTGCGGGAGAATTTCACCATCGTCATCGTGACGCATTCCATGCAGCAGGCAGCCCGCGTCTCGCAGCGTACCGCAATGTTTCATCTCGGCCACCTGGTCGAGGAGAACGACACCGATAAGATGTTCACCAATCCCGACGATTTCCGCACGCAGGATTACATCATGGGCCGTTTTGGTTGA
- the phoR gene encoding phosphate regulon sensor histidine kinase PhoR, with translation MEDEWSFVRRLAVRLRQESAILVLATLIAALALVEGINTGAVFWIWAIVMIVTLIRPPLVERVEVPSQAEPPPVDAQALLRTAFAGLAALDMPVLIIDREASVLVQNMAVEKAFGAFPIGAHISSKLRSPGLLDMVRETIATNTPNQIEHSERLPSERVYVVRIAPIDLPEIDRQEDALFLLSFRDMSELRHIDRMRSDFVANASHELRTPLASLRGFIETIQGPAKADPKAQQRFLGIMLDQTTRMSRLVDDLLSLSRLELKSHIAPDQKVDLVPLLGHVRDSLLPLAGDLDVSINLRLPTGKVEVLGDRDELVQVFENLIENACKYGQEGKSVEVSLLNNAGQAVEVVISDKGPGIPAEHVPRLTERFYRVNVEDSRSKKGTGLGLAIVKHILTRHRARLIVKSEVGKGTDFTVRF, from the coding sequence TTGGAAGACGAATGGTCATTTGTCAGGAGGTTGGCAGTTCGGCTGCGGCAGGAGAGTGCGATCTTGGTTCTGGCGACGCTGATTGCCGCGCTCGCCCTCGTTGAAGGCATCAACACCGGAGCCGTGTTCTGGATCTGGGCGATCGTCATGATCGTCACGCTCATTCGTCCACCGCTGGTCGAGCGGGTGGAGGTGCCGTCACAGGCCGAACCGCCGCCCGTCGATGCGCAAGCCCTGCTCCGCACCGCCTTTGCGGGACTGGCGGCACTCGATATGCCGGTGCTGATCATCGACCGCGAGGCGTCCGTGCTAGTACAGAATATGGCGGTCGAAAAAGCCTTCGGTGCCTTTCCGATCGGCGCACATATTTCCTCCAAGCTACGCTCGCCGGGTCTGCTCGACATGGTGCGCGAGACCATAGCGACCAATACGCCGAACCAGATCGAGCACTCCGAGCGCCTGCCTTCGGAACGGGTCTATGTAGTGCGCATCGCGCCGATTGATCTGCCGGAGATTGACAGGCAGGAAGATGCGCTCTTCCTGCTCTCCTTCCGCGACATGTCGGAGCTGCGCCACATCGACCGCATGCGCTCCGATTTCGTCGCCAATGCCAGCCATGAATTGCGCACGCCCTTGGCATCGCTGCGCGGCTTCATCGAGACGATCCAGGGACCTGCCAAAGCCGATCCGAAGGCGCAGCAGCGGTTCCTCGGTATCATGCTCGATCAGACGACGCGCATGAGCAGGCTGGTCGACGACCTTCTCTCGTTGTCGCGCCTGGAGCTGAAGTCGCATATCGCGCCGGATCAGAAGGTGGATCTCGTGCCCCTGCTTGGCCATGTGCGCGACTCCCTGCTGCCGCTTGCCGGTGATCTCGATGTGAGCATCAATCTGCGTTTGCCGACAGGCAAGGTGGAGGTATTGGGCGATCGCGACGAGCTGGTGCAGGTCTTCGAGAACCTGATCGAGAATGCCTGCAAATATGGCCAGGAAGGCAAGTCGGTCGAGGTTTCGCTGCTGAACAATGCGGGCCAGGCCGTCGAGGTCGTGATCTCGGACAAGGGGCCCGGAATACCCGCGGAACATGTGCCGCGCCTGACCGAGCGCTTCTATCGCGTTAACGTTGAGGACAGCCGGTCCAAGAAGGGAACCGGTCTCGGGCTTGCCATCGTCAAGCATATTCTGACCCGCCACCGCGCCAGACTGATCGTCAAGTCGGAAGTCGGAAAGGGAACCGACTTTACGGTCCGCTTCTGA
- a CDS encoding PstS family phosphate ABC transporter substrate-binding protein — MNALKISVLALVASVALAGTATARDQIQIAGSSTVFPYAKIVAETFGETFTNFKTPVVESGGSGAGLKEFCKGVGTDSIDIANSSRPIKDSEVEACKAAGVADIQQVKIGYDGIVFAFDKSNPDTKFEPVDLYKALAAEVVVDGKLVANPYKKWSEINPSLPDFEIAAYIPGEKHGTREVFEEKVLAAGCKASGAADVIKAAVSDAAQQAKKCIAVRKDGVAVDIDGDYPETLARINANKHGIGVFGLYFFQNNADKLKVAAVSGIVPSGQTIADGTYPVSRPLFFYIKKAHLGVIPGLKEYVDFFTSDQMIGPDGPLAEYGLVPAPDAERDQIRKDFAGGKIM; from the coding sequence GTGAATGCTTTGAAAATATCCGTTCTTGCGCTGGTTGCATCGGTTGCCCTTGCCGGCACTGCAACTGCCCGCGATCAAATCCAGATCGCCGGCTCCTCGACCGTATTTCCATATGCCAAGATCGTTGCCGAAACCTTCGGCGAGACCTTCACCAACTTCAAGACCCCTGTGGTCGAGTCCGGCGGCTCCGGAGCCGGGCTGAAGGAATTCTGCAAGGGTGTGGGGACGGATTCCATCGACATCGCCAATTCGTCGCGTCCCATCAAGGATAGCGAAGTCGAAGCCTGCAAGGCCGCCGGTGTCGCTGATATCCAGCAGGTCAAGATCGGCTATGACGGCATCGTCTTTGCCTTCGACAAGAGCAATCCCGACACCAAGTTCGAACCGGTTGATCTCTACAAGGCGCTTGCTGCCGAAGTGGTCGTCGATGGCAAGCTCGTCGCCAACCCCTACAAGAAGTGGTCTGAGATCAATCCGTCGCTGCCGGATTTTGAAATCGCCGCCTATATCCCGGGCGAGAAGCATGGCACGCGCGAAGTCTTCGAAGAGAAGGTGCTTGCCGCCGGCTGCAAGGCTTCCGGCGCGGCCGATGTCATCAAGGCAGCAGTCTCCGATGCCGCTCAGCAGGCCAAGAAATGCATTGCCGTGCGCAAGGATGGCGTTGCGGTCGATATCGACGGCGACTATCCCGAGACCTTAGCCCGCATCAACGCCAACAAGCATGGCATCGGTGTGTTCGGCCTGTATTTCTTCCAGAACAACGCCGACAAGCTGAAGGTCGCCGCCGTCAGCGGCATCGTGCCCTCAGGCCAGACGATCGCCGACGGCACCTATCCGGTATCGCGTCCGCTGTTCTTCTACATCAAGAAGGCCCATCTGGGTGTCATACCGGGGCTCAAGGAATATGTCGATTTCTTCACGAGCGATCAGATGATCGGACCGGACGGCCCGCTGGCGGAATATGGTCTCGTGCCGGCGCCGGATGCTGAGCGCGACCAGATCCGCAAGGATTTCGCGGGCGGGAAGATCATGTGA
- a CDS encoding aspartate aminotransferase family protein, with protein sequence MAETTPLYDTYMRAPLRFERGEGVWLVTENGERYLDFAAGVAVNSLGHAHPHLVAELKAQADKVWHLSNLYEVPGQEKLSKRLTEATFADKVFFTNSGAEALECAIKTARRYQFAKGHPEKFHIITFEGAFHGRTIATIAAGGQEKYIEGFGPKAPGFDQVEFGDLDAVRAAITAATAAILIEPVQGEGGIRPATNEFLRGLREICDEHGLLLILDEVQCGVGRTGKLFAYEWAGIKPDIMAVAKGIGGGFPLGACLATAEAASGMKAGTHGSTYGGNPLAMAVGNAVLDIVLAEGFLQHVRDVALVFRQGLASLKDRFPDIIEDVRGEGLMLGVKAAIPQAELLQAIRAEHLLGVPAGDNVIRLLPPLVVTAEEAREGLARLERAAERARAARVKKSA encoded by the coding sequence ATGGCCGAGACCACGCCGCTTTATGACACCTATATGCGCGCTCCGTTACGGTTCGAGCGAGGCGAGGGCGTCTGGCTGGTCACCGAAAATGGCGAGCGCTACCTCGATTTCGCAGCCGGCGTCGCGGTCAACTCGCTCGGTCACGCCCATCCCCATCTCGTCGCCGAATTGAAGGCCCAGGCCGACAAGGTCTGGCATCTGTCCAACCTCTATGAGGTGCCTGGTCAGGAGAAGCTGTCGAAGCGGCTGACGGAAGCGACCTTCGCCGACAAGGTGTTCTTCACCAATTCAGGCGCCGAGGCGCTGGAATGCGCCATCAAGACGGCGCGGCGCTATCAATTCGCCAAGGGGCATCCCGAGAAGTTCCATATCATCACCTTCGAGGGCGCCTTCCACGGCCGCACCATCGCGACCATCGCCGCAGGTGGCCAGGAGAAGTATATCGAGGGCTTCGGGCCCAAGGCACCGGGTTTCGATCAGGTGGAGTTCGGTGATCTCGATGCCGTGCGTGCCGCCATCACGGCTGCGACGGCTGCGATCCTGATCGAGCCGGTCCAGGGCGAGGGCGGCATTCGTCCCGCGACCAACGAGTTTCTGCGCGGGCTGCGTGAGATCTGCGATGAGCACGGCCTGCTGCTGATCCTCGACGAAGTACAGTGTGGCGTTGGCCGCACGGGCAAGCTCTTTGCCTACGAATGGGCCGGCATCAAGCCCGATATCATGGCGGTCGCCAAGGGCATCGGCGGTGGCTTCCCGCTCGGTGCGTGCCTTGCGACGGCGGAAGCCGCTTCCGGTATGAAAGCCGGCACACACGGTTCGACTTATGGCGGCAATCCGCTTGCCATGGCAGTCGGCAACGCCGTTCTCGACATCGTGCTTGCCGAAGGCTTCCTGCAGCATGTGCGCGATGTAGCGCTGGTGTTCCGCCAGGGGCTCGCCTCGCTCAAGGATCGCTTCCCGGATATCATCGAGGACGTTCGCGGTGAAGGCCTGATGCTTGGTGTCAAGGCGGCCATCCCGCAGGCGGAGCTGCTGCAGGCGATCCGCGCCGAGCATTTGCTTGGCGTGCCGGCTGGCGATAACGTCATCCGCCTGCTGCCGCCGCTGGTCGTTACCGCCGAAGAAGCACGCGAAGGTCTTGCCCGCCTGGAGCGTGCCGCCGAGCGTGCGCGCGCTGCCCGCGTCAAAAAATCGGCTTAA